In Lates calcarifer isolate ASB-BC8 linkage group LG21, TLL_Latcal_v3, whole genome shotgun sequence, a single window of DNA contains:
- the gramd1bb gene encoding protein Aster-B isoform X9 yields MVEKGSDHSSDKSPSTPEQVVQRTYSLQSARSGGKNSKYDRLNLIKKSQSWYNHERQHILRVLSPTYKQRNEDFRKLFKQLPDTERLIVDYSCALQRDILLQGRLYLSENWICFYSNIFRWETLLTVRLKDICSMTKEKTARLIPNAIQVCTDTEKHFFTSFGARDRTYMMMFRLWQNALLDKPLCPKELWHFVHQCYGNELGLTSDDEDYVPPDDDFNTMGFSEEIPNEENEINNDNLSKSSTEAKPEGSPPPIHKKAIPNSTIPSPGNHDTPITFDLPAEEYADCLPDGELLAVPLVVEEKNNDTSGPGGPVPSPSLDFNDNEDIPTELSDSSETHDEGEVQAFHEDLNGRQHINEVYKFSVDKLYDILFTESQFMSDFMEQRRFSDVVYHPWKKEEAGNQTREIMYTISLSNPLAPKTATVTETQTLYKASQESECYIIDAEVITHDVPYHDYFYTLNRYMLTRVAKNKCRLRVSTELRYRKQPWGLVKGFIEKNFWSGLEENFRHLELELSKLEEILTETHRLSPKAKVVKNSTVRRKKRPLPHMRSQHLDEALSPVTTPTDEEVIQRIKQVAGSTQTRHQSPEHHHLPGGLALYSVSKLLLIISFVLVLLVFLNMMLFYKLWMLEYSAQSLTTWQGLRLHESKLPQTQMEWAQLLEAQQRYHDAELQKWREIIKSSVVLLDQMKDSLLNLQRGIGLSDYSSEAEEKRSRYH; encoded by the exons ATGGTGGAGAAGGGTTCAGACCACTCCTCTGACAAGTCCCCCTCCACGCCTGAGCAGGTCGTCCAGAGAACATACTCCCTGCAGTCAGCACGAAGCGGGGGAAAGAACTCAAAG taTGACAGACTAAACCTGATTAAA AAAAGCCAAAGCTGGTACAAT CATGAAAGACAACACATCCTGAGA GTGCTGAGCCCGACATACAAGCAGCGCAATGAGGACTTTAGGAAACTCTTCAAGCAGCTCCCTGACACAGAGAGACTCATTGTGG actACTCCTGTGCTCTTCAGCGGGACATCCTCCTGCAGGGACGACTCTACCTCTCTGAGAACTGGATTTGTTTCTATAGCAACATCTTCCGCTGGGAAACTCTG CTGACAGTGCGGCTAAAGGACATCTGTTCAATGACAAAAGAGAAGACTGCACGCCTCATTCCCAATGCCATCCAGGTCTGCACAGACACTGAGAAG CACTTTTTCACCTCATTCGGGGCCAGAGACAGGACGTACATGATGATGTTCAGACTGTGGCAGAATGCACTGTTGGACAAG CCCCTGTGCCCCAAGGAACTGTGGCACTTTGTTCATCAGTGCTATGGCAACGAGCTCGGCCTAACCAGTGATGATGAGGACTATGTCCCCCCAGATGACGACTTCAACACCATGGG GTTCAGCGAAGAGATTCCCAATGAAGAGAATGAGATCAACAACGACAACTTGTCTAAGAGCAGCACGGAGGCCAAGCCTGAAGGGAGCCCTCCTCCAATACACAAGAAGGCCATCCCTAACAGCACCATCCCCAGCCCAGGCAACCACGACACACCCATCACA TTTGACCTCCCAGCAGAGGAGTATGCAGACTGTCTACCGGATGGCGAGCTGCTGGCTGTGCCACTGGTGGTGGAAGAGAAGAACAATGATACCAGCGGGCCTGGCGGTCCTGTGCCCTCACCCTCACTTGACTTCAACGACAATGAGGACATTCCCACTGAGCTCAGTGACTCCTCAGAAACACATGACGAGG GTGAGGTGCAGGCTTTCCACGAGGATCTGAATGGCAGACAGCACATCAACGAGGTCTACAAGTTCAGTGTCGACAAGCTCTATGACATCCTCTTCACTGAGTCGCAGTTCATGAGTGACTTCATGGAGCAAAGGCGATTTTCAG ATGTGGTCTACCATCCATGGAAGAAGGAAGAGGCAGGGAACCAGACCAGAGAGATCATGTACACCATCTCTCTGTCCAACCCCCTGGCCCCCAAAACAGCCACAGTCACTGAGACACAG ACTCTGTACAAAGCCAGTCAGGAGAGTGAGTGTTATATCATCGATGCTGAGGTCATCACACATGACGTGCCCTACCACGATTACTTCTACACTCTCAACCGCTACATGCTCACCAGGGTGGCCAAGAACAAGTGTCGGTTACG ggTATCAACAGAGCTGCGCTACAGAAAGCAGCCGTGGGGGTTGGTGAAAGGCTTCATAGAGAAAAACTTCTGGAGTGGGCTAGAAGAAAACTTCCGCCATCTTG AGTTGGAGTTATCAAAGCTGGAGGAGATACTGACTGAGACCCACCGGCTGTCTCCAAAGGCCAAGGTGGTGAAGAACTCCACGGTGAGGCGGAAGAAGAGGCCACTCCCCCACATGCGCAGCCAGCATCTGGATGAGGCGCTCAGCCCTGTTACCACGCCGACGGACGAAGAAGTGATCCAGAGGATCAAACAAGTGGCGGGGTCCACACAGACCAGACACCAGAGTCCAGAACACCATCACCTGCCCGGAGGCCTCGCTCTGTACAGTGTTTCCAAACTGCTGCTTATCATCAGCTTTGT CCTCGTCCTGCTGGTCTTCCTCAACATGATGCTCTTCTACAAGCTGTGGATGCTGGAGTATTCTGCACAGTCCTTAACAACCTGGCAAGGTCTACGGCTTCATgaaag taaACTGCCTCAGACGCAGATGGAGTGGGCCCAGCTCCTGGAGGCGCAGCAGCGTTACCATGACGCCGAGCTGCAGAAGTGGAGGGAGATTATCAAGTCGTCGGTGGTGCTGCTAGACCAG ATGAAAGACTCTTTATTGAACCTCCAGCGAGGCATTGGTTTAAGCGACTACAGCTCTGAGGCTGAGGAGAAGAGAAGTCGCTATCACTGA